In Ectothiorhodospira sp. BSL-9, a single window of DNA contains:
- a CDS encoding acyl carrier protein produces the protein MTATIDQVRVLIDNALGTGGRALRLDRDSRLLGSIPELDSMAIAALITALSDHFDIVIDDGELDAELFATLGTLTDFVEQKRGGETPAMSPQRDSHGG, from the coding sequence ATGACAGCCACGATTGATCAGGTGCGAGTGCTCATAGACAACGCCCTTGGAACGGGGGGCCGGGCGCTTCGTCTGGACAGGGATTCCCGCCTGTTGGGGAGCATACCGGAGCTCGATTCCATGGCGATCGCTGCGTTGATCACCGCGCTGAGCGATCATTTCGACATCGTCATTGATGATGGTGAACTCGATGCCGAGTTATTCGCTACCCTGGGCACCCTGACGGACTTCGTGGAGCAAAAGCGTGGGGGAGAGACACCGGCAATGAGTCCTCAGCGTGACTCGCACGGCGGCTAG
- a CDS encoding asparagine synthetase B — MSGLCGWFITDGEGASHTGGACADALQAMPSAQTDAQNTRGGACTTRDGWVAGQPGGVIGAIVGHPQWHEAELAALARDHSPATALLEAYQRHGLGTFEHLGGDFSACVLDPDNRRLMVGIDRIGQFPLFFSRIPGGVAFGTSAASVLAHPGMERRVTPNGLFHYLFFHMLPAPVSLYDGLEKLQGGQCLILEGEGPARVKPYWQPVFQEPAGADGAALGQELRQRLEASVQRLSDEPQTGAFLSGGLDSSTVSGFLARQRPGEADTFSIGFDAPGYDEMEYARTASRHFNTRAHEYYVTPEDVVEAVPLIAAAYDEPFGNSSALPAYFCARMAADAGIKRMLAGDGGDELFAGNARYVKQDVFELWGRLPGPLRRSLLEPLFTRLPRGVPLLGKARSYVEQARVPLPDRLQTYNHLYRLTLADMFQPDFLGRVDQDAPWSLLRDIYHRPAEASALNRMMYLDWQQTLADNDLRKVSRMCQLAGVDVVYPMLDDGLIEFSCRVPSRMKASKGRLRHFYKEAMTGFLPDEIIHKKKHGFGLPFGVWMQDHPPLREMAYDGLLRFKGRRIMKPAFIDELIQLHQQHAAYYGEMVWILMMLDLWMESHDARGPHSP; from the coding sequence ATGTCAGGACTCTGCGGATGGTTCATCACGGATGGCGAGGGGGCCAGCCACACTGGGGGCGCGTGCGCCGATGCATTGCAGGCCATGCCCAGCGCCCAGACAGATGCACAAAACACGCGGGGTGGTGCCTGCACGACGCGGGATGGCTGGGTGGCGGGACAGCCCGGCGGCGTGATCGGGGCCATTGTGGGGCACCCCCAGTGGCATGAAGCTGAACTCGCCGCGCTGGCCCGTGACCACAGCCCGGCGACCGCCCTGCTGGAAGCCTACCAGCGGCACGGATTGGGCACCTTCGAGCACCTGGGTGGAGACTTTTCCGCCTGCGTGCTGGACCCGGACAACCGCCGCCTGATGGTGGGCATCGACCGCATCGGCCAGTTCCCCCTGTTCTTCTCCCGCATTCCGGGCGGTGTGGCCTTCGGCACCTCGGCCGCCAGCGTACTGGCCCATCCGGGGATGGAGCGGCGAGTCACACCCAACGGCCTCTTTCATTATCTCTTCTTCCACATGCTGCCAGCCCCGGTCAGCCTGTATGACGGGCTGGAAAAGCTCCAGGGCGGCCAGTGCCTGATCCTGGAAGGCGAGGGCCCGGCCCGGGTGAAGCCCTACTGGCAGCCGGTGTTCCAGGAACCGGCCGGGGCCGACGGGGCCGCCCTGGGGCAGGAGTTGCGCCAGCGCCTGGAGGCCTCGGTGCAACGCCTGAGCGATGAGCCACAGACCGGGGCATTTCTCAGCGGCGGGCTGGATAGCTCCACGGTGAGCGGCTTCCTGGCCCGGCAGCGCCCCGGCGAGGCCGACACCTTCAGCATCGGCTTCGATGCTCCGGGCTACGATGAGATGGAATACGCCCGAACGGCCTCGCGCCATTTCAACACCCGGGCCCATGAATACTATGTGACCCCCGAGGACGTGGTGGAGGCAGTGCCGCTGATCGCGGCGGCCTACGATGAACCCTTCGGCAACTCCTCGGCCCTGCCCGCCTACTTCTGTGCGCGGATGGCCGCGGATGCCGGCATCAAGCGCATGCTGGCGGGGGATGGCGGCGATGAGCTCTTTGCCGGCAATGCCCGTTACGTGAAGCAGGATGTGTTCGAACTCTGGGGCCGCCTGCCAGGGCCGCTGCGCCGTTCCCTATTGGAGCCCCTGTTCACGAGGCTGCCCCGAGGCGTGCCCCTGCTGGGCAAGGCCCGCAGCTATGTGGAACAGGCCCGCGTCCCGCTGCCCGACCGGCTGCAGACCTACAACCATCTGTACCGCCTGACTCTGGCCGACATGTTCCAGCCGGATTTTTTGGGGCGAGTGGATCAAGATGCCCCCTGGTCACTCCTTAGGGATATCTACCACCGCCCCGCTGAGGCCTCGGCACTGAACCGCATGATGTACCTGGACTGGCAGCAGACCCTGGCGGACAACGATCTGCGCAAGGTGAGTCGTATGTGCCAGTTGGCGGGTGTGGATGTGGTGTATCCGATGCTCGATGACGGCCTGATTGAGTTTTCCTGCCGTGTGCCTTCCCGCATGAAGGCCTCAAAGGGGCGTTTGCGGCACTTTTACAAGGAAGCCATGACGGGCTTCCTGCCCGATGAGATCATCCACAAGAAGAAACACGGGTTTGGTTTGCCGTTCGGGGTGTGGATGCAGGACCATCCCCCGCTCAGGGAGATGGCCTACGATGGCCTGCTGCGCTTCAAGGGGCGGAGGATCATGAAGCCTGCCTTCATTGATGAGCTCATCCAATTGCACCAGCAGCATGCGGCCTATTATGGGGAGATGGTGTGGATCTTGATGATGCTGGATCTGTGGATGGAGTCACATGATGCCAGGGGTCCACACAGCCCCTGA
- a CDS encoding hydrolase 1, exosortase A system-associated, producing MMEQVVNFPVQGEELLGVLHRPEVEPLRQGVLIVVGGPQYRVGSHRQFVLLARHLEANGVAAMRFDYRGMGDASGDQRDFEDVDEDIKAAIDAFLTECPELDRVVIWGLCGAASGGLTYAWRDPRVSGLILLNPWVRTEEGLAKAYLKHYYLQRLFSRSLWADLLRGRLNPITSLHSILQLARRALGRKSAGGGDPGAATQDKSQPLPDRMAEGWRRFQGDILVILSGEDLTAAEFRDTAAQAPAWDGLLADSRVEVKELRAANHTFSRQEWRAQVERWTLQWVQRRASGGSSRSAPVSMEKVIS from the coding sequence CTGATGGAACAGGTGGTGAACTTTCCGGTACAGGGCGAAGAACTCCTCGGCGTGTTACACCGACCGGAGGTGGAACCTCTGCGGCAGGGGGTGTTGATCGTTGTGGGAGGGCCGCAATATCGCGTGGGTAGCCATCGCCAATTCGTTCTGCTGGCCCGTCACCTCGAAGCAAATGGCGTGGCGGCCATGCGTTTCGACTACCGAGGCATGGGCGATGCCAGCGGTGACCAGCGGGATTTCGAGGACGTGGATGAGGATATCAAGGCTGCCATTGATGCCTTCCTGACGGAGTGCCCGGAATTGGATCGGGTGGTCATCTGGGGGCTGTGCGGTGCGGCGTCAGGCGGTCTGACCTACGCATGGCGTGATCCCCGTGTGTCGGGTCTGATCCTGCTCAATCCCTGGGTGAGAACGGAGGAAGGGCTCGCCAAGGCCTACCTCAAACACTACTATCTCCAGCGCCTGTTCAGCCGCAGCCTGTGGGCGGATCTGTTGCGAGGCCGCTTGAATCCCATCACCTCCTTGCATTCCATTCTGCAGCTGGCTCGTCGGGCCCTGGGCAGAAAATCCGCGGGCGGGGGCGACCCTGGCGCTGCCACACAGGACAAAAGCCAGCCCCTGCCGGACCGTATGGCTGAAGGCTGGCGGCGGTTCCAGGGTGACATTCTCGTGATCCTCAGCGGCGAGGATCTCACGGCCGCCGAGTTTCGGGATACGGCGGCCCAGGCGCCTGCATGGGATGGGCTGCTGGCCGACTCCCGAGTGGAAGTAAAGGAATTGCGGGCTGCCAATCATACCTTTTCCCGCCAGGAATGGCGGGCACAAGTGGAACGTTGGACCCTGCAATGGGTGCAGCGGCGAGCCTCGGGTGGGTCGAGTCGATCCGCCCCGGTATCGATGGAGAAGGTCATTTCATGA
- a CDS encoding hydrolase 2, exosortase A system-associated, with translation MEAAFIQGTAGRLFTVVHPPAQGAARGCVLFVPPFAEEMNKSRRMVNLQARRLAAAGYAAMIPDPFGTGDSEGDFGEATWDIWLDDLDRCLDVLRQRWNAPLVLWGLRTGCLLISDFLQRHESLRPQATLLWQPVTQGERFLVQFLRLRMASGMMGGTKETTGALKARLDAGEDLEIAGYRLSPSLARSLGEAQLSPPKSGAIIWLEVLPGGMDELPAISQKCLTEWTGQGAVVVTGTVPGDPFWTTHDICEVPALLDRTQRYLDEVA, from the coding sequence ATGGAGGCAGCGTTCATCCAAGGCACTGCGGGACGTTTGTTCACCGTGGTCCACCCTCCCGCCCAGGGCGCGGCCCGTGGGTGTGTGCTCTTTGTGCCCCCCTTTGCCGAAGAGATGAACAAGTCCCGTCGCATGGTCAATCTTCAGGCTCGGCGGTTGGCGGCGGCGGGCTATGCCGCGATGATTCCCGACCCGTTTGGCACTGGCGATAGCGAAGGGGATTTTGGCGAGGCCACATGGGATATCTGGCTGGATGATCTGGATCGTTGCCTGGATGTCTTGCGTCAGCGCTGGAATGCCCCGTTGGTGCTTTGGGGGCTGCGCACCGGGTGCCTTCTCATCTCCGATTTCTTGCAGCGACATGAGAGTTTGCGCCCACAAGCCACGCTGCTGTGGCAGCCGGTCACCCAGGGCGAGCGTTTCCTTGTCCAGTTTCTGCGCCTGCGCATGGCCTCGGGCATGATGGGGGGCACCAAGGAGACCACCGGGGCCCTCAAGGCGCGGCTGGACGCGGGAGAGGATCTGGAGATCGCAGGTTACCGATTGTCCCCCAGCCTGGCCCGGTCCTTGGGCGAAGCTCAGCTAAGTCCGCCAAAGAGCGGTGCCATCATCTGGCTGGAGGTACTACCGGGCGGCATGGATGAGTTGCCCGCCATCTCCCAGAAGTGCCTCACGGAATGGACCGGGCAGGGCGCTGTTGTCGTAACCGGCACCGTGCCGGGTGACCCCTTCTGGACCACGCACGATATTTGCGAGGTGCCCGCACTCCTGGATCGGACGCAGCGCTATCTGGATGAGGTCGCCTGA
- a CDS encoding GNAT family N-acetyltransferase: MLDRIRQRAAELGWWNALLLLVSRVCERATTGHVKLIKYELMVQPLGPDPLLPSNRGVSVDVHEVAPDHPLLLSTTFRDPAILQARFESGARCFLAECRGQLAGFLWVTQGEYLEDEVRCRFLAAPVDRAVWDFDVYVVDSYRLTPVFARLWDVTREALRAQGVRHSCSRISAFNQASIRAHRHLGAIKVGWLAVIVLGSWQCFFSNQRPWLWISWFMRSRPLFVLGDKQN, from the coding sequence ATGCTGGATCGCATTCGACAACGTGCAGCGGAACTGGGGTGGTGGAACGCGCTGCTGCTCCTGGTAAGCCGTGTTTGCGAGCGAGCCACGACAGGCCATGTCAAACTCATCAAGTACGAACTGATGGTCCAGCCGCTTGGTCCCGATCCGCTGTTGCCGTCAAATCGGGGCGTTTCCGTCGATGTGCACGAAGTGGCCCCGGATCACCCATTGTTGCTGTCCACCACATTCCGCGACCCGGCTATCCTTCAGGCTCGGTTCGAGAGCGGTGCGCGCTGTTTTCTCGCCGAATGTCGGGGTCAGCTGGCAGGATTCCTGTGGGTGACGCAGGGTGAGTACCTGGAGGACGAAGTCCGTTGCCGTTTCCTGGCGGCCCCGGTCGATCGTGCTGTCTGGGATTTCGACGTCTACGTCGTTGACTCCTATCGCCTCACTCCCGTGTTTGCCCGATTGTGGGATGTGACTCGGGAAGCGCTACGCGCCCAAGGGGTTCGCCACTCCTGCAGTCGCATCTCCGCGTTCAACCAGGCCTCCATCCGGGCCCATCGCCACCTGGGTGCAATAAAGGTGGGTTGGTTGGCCGTCATCGTGCTTGGATCATGGCAGTGTTTCTTTTCCAATCAGCGCCCGTGGCTTTGGATTTCCTGGTTCATGCGATCACGGCCCCTGTTTGTGTTGGGGGATAAGCAGAATTGA
- a CDS encoding class I SAM-dependent methyltransferase, translating to MRSQFEEVWRKRFTERGRLFEDDAGIAGWTDTGLETRLRHFQRMWPGDTAGAHWLDVGCGAGSYTRYLLEQGVAPVGADYSLPSVQKARLRSDATLQWLVADATRLPLKPGTMDGVMCFGVMQALSGPEKALSELVSATRPGGQIWIDALNRGCLTTLIKRLMARLRRRPLNLRYDDPWALAALLEKLGAEQVRLYWIPILPGRLSRFQPWVESEPVHAILKHLPWLGALLSHAFLVSAKRGMES from the coding sequence ATGAGATCCCAATTCGAAGAAGTCTGGCGTAAACGTTTCACGGAGCGCGGGCGCCTTTTCGAGGACGATGCCGGCATTGCCGGCTGGACCGACACCGGCCTGGAAACCCGTTTGAGACACTTTCAGCGGATGTGGCCGGGCGATACCGCGGGTGCCCACTGGCTGGATGTGGGCTGCGGCGCGGGCAGCTACACCCGCTACCTGTTGGAGCAGGGAGTAGCGCCGGTGGGGGCAGATTATTCCCTCCCCTCGGTGCAAAAGGCCCGGTTGCGCAGTGATGCGACCCTTCAGTGGTTGGTGGCCGACGCCACTCGGCTGCCACTGAAGCCCGGCACCATGGATGGGGTCATGTGCTTTGGCGTGATGCAGGCACTCTCAGGTCCCGAAAAGGCCTTGAGTGAGCTGGTTTCGGCCACCCGGCCGGGGGGGCAGATCTGGATCGACGCCCTCAACCGGGGGTGTCTCACCACCCTGATCAAGCGCCTGATGGCCAGGCTACGCCGCCGACCGCTGAACCTGCGTTACGATGACCCCTGGGCGCTGGCCGCGCTCCTGGAAAAACTCGGTGCCGAGCAGGTTCGGTTGTACTGGATTCCCATCCTGCCGGGGCGTTTGAGTCGCTTTCAGCCCTGGGTGGAGTCCGAGCCGGTCCATGCAATCCTCAAGCATCTGCCCTGGCTGGGTGCGTTGTTGAGCCACGCCTTTCTGGTGTCGGCCAAGAGAGGCATGGAATCTTGA
- a CDS encoding class I SAM-dependent methyltransferase: MVTPLSPVQEQKEYYFPQSTHPYRLLREVVGEHLSDDTALLDIGCGRKAPVLREFAGQGRSLIGVDLVDFPNKDKHTDILLYNASVASMPFLDDESIDIAYSRSVMEHVEDVEGAYQELYRVLKPGGQYIFLTPNKWDYVAIGARLIPNRFHPRLVRLTSGRAEEDVFPTIYRSNTHKDISRLAAANGFQITRFEYLTQYPAYLTFNRPLFWLGCHYERLLGRFESLSGLRGWIFCILKKPENHQ, translated from the coding sequence CCCTTATCCCCCGTACAGGAACAAAAAGAATATTATTTCCCGCAATCAACGCACCCGTACCGTCTTTTGAGAGAGGTCGTGGGCGAACACCTATCTGATGATACAGCGCTGCTCGATATTGGCTGCGGCAGGAAAGCGCCTGTTCTTCGCGAGTTCGCTGGGCAGGGGCGGTCCCTGATAGGGGTAGACCTTGTCGATTTCCCCAATAAAGACAAGCACACCGACATCCTGCTTTACAATGCAAGCGTAGCCAGCATGCCGTTTCTGGATGACGAAAGCATTGATATTGCCTACTCTCGCTCCGTCATGGAGCATGTAGAGGATGTCGAAGGTGCATATCAGGAGCTCTACCGTGTGCTCAAGCCGGGTGGGCAATATATATTCCTGACCCCTAATAAATGGGATTACGTTGCCATCGGCGCTAGATTGATCCCGAATCGATTCCATCCTCGCTTGGTACGACTCACAAGTGGACGTGCAGAGGAGGATGTATTCCCGACCATCTATCGCTCCAACACACACAAGGATATCTCAAGGCTTGCCGCTGCCAATGGATTTCAAATCACCCGCTTTGAGTACCTCACACAATATCCGGCCTACCTGACATTCAATCGACCTCTGTTCTGGCTGGGGTGCCATTACGAGCGTCTATTGGGACGATTCGAGAGCCTGTCGGGTTTGCGAGGCTGGATCTTCTGCATCCTGAAAAAGCCAGAAAACCATCAATGA
- a CDS encoding acyl carrier protein, producing MSTEAAIKKILDSVLNLGGRAEGFDRSTPLLGSVPELDSMAVVNLLTSLEEQFGIIVDDDEVSAETFETLGSLADFVEAKSN from the coding sequence ATGTCAACGGAAGCAGCCATCAAAAAGATCCTGGACTCGGTTCTCAACCTGGGGGGGCGAGCCGAGGGTTTCGATCGATCAACGCCACTGCTTGGCAGCGTGCCTGAACTGGACTCCATGGCGGTGGTGAATCTGCTCACGTCCCTGGAAGAACAATTCGGCATCATCGTTGACGATGATGAGGTGAGTGCGGAAACCTTCGAGACCCTAGGGAGCCTGGCCGATTTCGTCGAGGCCAAGAGCAACTGA
- the wecB gene encoding non-hydrolyzing UDP-N-acetylglucosamine 2-epimerase, with product MPSSQLRPILCVVGARPNFMKIAPIMRAFREEGIPAWLLHTGQHYDEEMNASFFRDLGIPEPDVNLGIGSGTHAQQTADIMRKVEPVMDEQNPAAVLVVGDVNSTIACALVASKKGIPVIHVEAGLRSGDRSMPEEINRVLTDQISDLLFTTERSAADNLVREGIDIERVHFVGNVMIDTLYYNLQSAKPVAETLAEYGLDPRIAHDPAGFALVTLHRPSNVDDPKILGGIVDCLSQISRDLPLIFPIHPRTRGRLESFGLMEKLASNRITCTPPMGYLQLLGIMKESRVVLTDSGGIQEETTALGIPCITLRENTERPITVTEGGNVLVGHDPQRIIAALGEAINHRRGEPMRPEHWDGKASQRIACILRAWLTS from the coding sequence ATGCCCAGTTCGCAGCTGCGCCCGATTCTGTGTGTCGTTGGCGCTCGTCCCAACTTCATGAAAATCGCCCCCATCATGCGGGCATTCCGTGAAGAAGGCATACCCGCCTGGCTCCTGCATACCGGACAGCATTACGATGAGGAGATGAACGCCTCTTTTTTCAGGGACTTGGGCATACCCGAACCCGATGTCAATCTTGGTATCGGTTCGGGAACCCACGCACAGCAAACAGCGGACATCATGCGTAAGGTCGAACCGGTGATGGACGAGCAAAATCCTGCCGCCGTGCTGGTCGTGGGTGATGTCAATTCCACCATTGCCTGTGCGCTCGTCGCTTCAAAGAAGGGCATCCCGGTGATCCACGTGGAAGCGGGGCTACGGAGCGGAGATCGGAGCATGCCTGAGGAAATCAATCGGGTGCTCACGGATCAGATATCCGATCTGCTCTTTACAACCGAGCGCTCAGCGGCGGATAACCTGGTTCGTGAGGGCATCGACATCGAGCGGGTTCACTTCGTCGGTAACGTGATGATTGACACGCTTTATTACAATCTCCAGAGCGCCAAGCCGGTTGCCGAGACCCTGGCGGAATATGGTCTCGATCCCAGGATCGCTCATGATCCTGCAGGATTCGCCTTGGTAACGCTTCATCGGCCATCCAACGTGGATGACCCCAAGATTCTCGGCGGTATCGTGGATTGCCTGAGCCAGATTTCTCGTGATCTCCCCTTGATCTTCCCTATTCACCCCCGTACCCGGGGGAGGTTGGAGAGCTTCGGTCTGATGGAAAAGCTGGCCTCGAACCGGATTACATGCACTCCACCGATGGGGTATCTGCAGTTGCTGGGGATCATGAAGGAATCTCGCGTCGTTCTCACGGATTCCGGGGGCATTCAGGAGGAAACCACTGCGCTAGGCATCCCCTGCATCACCCTGCGCGAGAACACGGAACGGCCGATTACCGTGACGGAAGGGGGCAATGTGCTCGTGGGGCATGACCCGCAGCGGATCATCGCGGCTCTGGGGGAGGCAATCAATCACCGCAGGGGAGAACCAATGCGCCCGGAGCACTGGGATGGTAAAGCCTCTCAGCGGATCGCGTGCATCCTCCGGGCCTGGTTGACGTCATAG
- a CDS encoding putative O-glycosylation ligase, exosortase A system-associated — protein sequence MRDLLLFAILLVLVVAIMRRPWIGVVAWFWVGLMLPHAHTWGFMRTFPMAVVIGGVTLIALVFAKDKRLPPMTREMVMMGLLVAWVTMTSFFAVSPDAWGQWDRFMRILVLVFVTPMLLFGQVKIAWVLVITVLSLGFYGFKGGLFAIQTGGQYHVLGPAGTFLGGNTYIGMAMLMVLPLMLVMARAFYHRWIDLGVPFLVRFYMPISWGFYATFWLTAIAILATHSRGAFVGVLVVAPLIFLHMQRKGLIVATALLLVLGVGVTAPDKLVDQWRTIVEYEQDASAMQRVQSWGAYWNMAVERPITGMGFRAHWMGYDWYAQYTNFDGGWGIAFSPHSIYFQMLGQHGFGGLAVYILLMVFTIMTLNRVRVVAKRRPGKMWLSESAWALQVGIIGFLVAGTFLDMAYFNLTYGLIALAIILRRELDENDGSVPIKATVDKGPNNGPSLRFPDFVVKS from the coding sequence ATGCGTGATCTTCTGCTTTTTGCGATCCTTCTGGTGCTTGTCGTGGCAATAATGCGGCGGCCCTGGATTGGTGTCGTGGCCTGGTTCTGGGTGGGGCTCATGTTGCCTCACGCGCATACTTGGGGGTTTATGCGGACTTTCCCGATGGCCGTTGTGATTGGTGGAGTCACGTTGATCGCGCTTGTTTTTGCCAAGGATAAAAGGCTCCCTCCCATGACGCGCGAAATGGTCATGATGGGTTTATTGGTGGCCTGGGTGACGATGACCAGCTTTTTTGCGGTCTCGCCAGACGCTTGGGGGCAGTGGGATCGCTTCATGAGAATTCTGGTGCTGGTCTTTGTGACGCCCATGTTGTTGTTCGGTCAGGTAAAAATCGCCTGGGTCCTGGTGATTACAGTGCTCTCTCTGGGTTTTTATGGATTCAAAGGAGGGCTGTTCGCGATCCAGACAGGCGGCCAATACCATGTGCTTGGACCCGCAGGCACTTTTTTGGGGGGAAATACCTATATTGGGATGGCGATGCTCATGGTGCTTCCCCTGATGCTCGTCATGGCCAGAGCCTTCTATCATCGCTGGATTGATCTGGGTGTGCCTTTCTTGGTCCGCTTTTACATGCCCATATCCTGGGGCTTCTATGCGACTTTCTGGCTCACTGCAATCGCCATTCTGGCCACTCATTCGCGAGGCGCTTTCGTTGGTGTTCTAGTAGTGGCACCCTTAATTTTCCTTCATATGCAGCGTAAGGGGCTAATCGTAGCGACTGCCCTGCTGCTTGTCTTGGGTGTTGGCGTTACGGCACCTGACAAATTAGTGGATCAGTGGCGAACTATTGTTGAATACGAGCAAGATGCATCAGCAATGCAGCGGGTGCAGTCATGGGGCGCCTATTGGAATATGGCTGTTGAGCGCCCTATAACCGGTATGGGATTCAGAGCACACTGGATGGGTTATGATTGGTATGCTCAGTATACAAACTTTGACGGTGGATGGGGGATTGCCTTTTCGCCTCATAGTATTTACTTTCAGATGCTTGGCCAGCATGGGTTTGGGGGGCTGGCGGTCTATATCCTCTTGATGGTCTTTACCATCATGACACTGAACCGGGTCCGCGTTGTAGCTAAACGAAGGCCAGGGAAGATGTGGTTATCAGAGTCCGCGTGGGCGCTTCAGGTTGGGATAATTGGCTTCCTTGTGGCGGGCACCTTTCTGGATATGGCGTATTTCAACCTTACGTATGGGCTTATTGCGTTGGCCATCATTCTACGCAGGGAGCTGGATGAAAATGATGGTAGTGTGCCGATAAAGGCAACAGTCGATAAAGGGCCGAATAACGGCCCCTCGTTGCGCTTTCCGGACTTTGTTGTCAAGTCCTGA